AACGGAGGAGCTTAGAAGTctatttttcaatactttactcCATTGGTTGATTGTTATTGATTTTCATGGCTGGTCGTTTCATGGATTCCTTGTATCGCTAAACTAAGAATGCCTAggcgttgctcttgtatatgtcccgtatacttgggttttgcctattcttttgatcaataaaatcttgtttactgatggaaaaaaaaaacaaaatctcaaGTTGGTCCTTGTCACGTTTTGGGTTTTctaaaatgtttcattttggTTTCCCCCCTTATGAGGATGAATTGCAGGGACAGAATTTGCTGCCCTGTCAGTATTTTAATGGTGTGGCATATATTGAAGCACCTGACTATAAAATACGGAGGATTGACACACCTAACCATAAAATCTAAATCCTCCATAGATCTACTCAAATTACAGCCTTGCCTCCCCTCACGGCTATTAACTCCACCACCTGTTGGAGCATTCAGTCCCAAACACACATAAAACTGATGACCGCAAGGCCCTAGCCAATTCATCGCACATAAAATGAAGCAACAATGATTGAAAGTTTCCTGCTTTTCTTGCTTATAGAACACCAATTCATCACTCCTATTTGCCTCAAGTTATCCATGCTTAGAATCTTCTCTAAAgttgtccatacaaagaaagccATTTTAGAGGGGGATTTGTTCCTCAACTTGCTTTTCCAAGGAAGAGAGTGTTCAGCTGCCGGACTAAGAACTTAATAGTAAAGGTCTAACCTCAAAACTTTTTCCTTCTAGAGTAAATCCACTCCAGCCTCAAGTTTCTCTCTCAATCCAACGGCTGAGAAGCGAAGAGACCAAATCCACTTCTCAATCCTCAGTAGTCTGATAACAGAAATGGTCCACTGTGGATACATTAGAAACATGGTAAAGCTCATCAATTCACATCCCTATGCAACACGAGATTCTAAAGAGCTCTAAGTAGACTACTTTGCGGGCTTGATCCTCACACCACATGTAGAAAAATCTGATTTTGGACTCATCTCTCATCTCATATGTAATTGATTAGGAGAATTCTCCCCATTCTTGGCAAATATGCTTTTGCATTTGTACTATGAATGCCCCATTGACCCCATCAAAGTGCCATCCACCCTACATACTTCAATAGTTACTTTCCTCCAATGATTGGTGTAAATCCTGCATCTCCATTGCATAGCGCCACAACCATTTGTCCAATAATGCTCAATTAAATACTATTAGCTTTGTCTTCCAAACTGCCTGAAGAAATCCACATATTGTAGGCCTACTAACTGGATGACATATGGCTTCACCATctactccaccccacaaaatccTCCTGAAGCTTCTCAATGCTATAGGCTTGGCCATACCCACTGACTTGGGAAGAGGGACAGAAAATATGTAGGCAAGTTAGAAACCAGGCTCCTAATCAAAGTGATTCGATCCCCTCTAGTCAAACAAAGACACTCCCATCCCGCCAATCACCTTCCTATTTGCTCAATGATATTTTCCCATAGTGATTTTACCTTGTACaacaactaataaaaaaaattacctagTATGGTGTCCCCCTAGAATTTGGATAAATCCCAATACTTCATAGGCAATGACGTTACGCTACAACCTAGAATACAAGCCAATACCCCAATGTATTCCACATCATTGGTGGAATCCAACTCGAATTCGGCCAAATTGACTTTCAACCCCGAAATACCCTCACAATATGGTAGCAAAGTTGCTAATGTGAGAAGTGTTATGGATTATACTCACAAAATATCAATGTATCATCTTCAAATAGGAAATGAGACACTGGCAGCTCGTCCTTATTCCTTTTCCCGTTGAAAAACTTGTGAGAACTTCCCAGTCCACCACCGAACTTTGGTCAATGCTTCCATGATCATTGTGAAGAGAAATGGATCCCTTTGATGCAGAATGTGGGAACTTTTGAAGAAACCAATGGTGTACTGTTAATCAACAGAGAGGCCCAAAGGGAGGCCCAAGGCACATTTGGGCCTATATTTCAAAAGGATTAGTTAATGATCCAATTGGAGCCTCCCTCGTTGAAACtgttataaagagcaagaatttctcattctcaagtaatgtgggatcttATACATCTCCTACTCTTATCACTTATCAGAATGGAGTATCATaatctccctccctccccccccccccccccctcctctttGTATTCTCAACGTCCTCGGTGGGCCAGTCCGTCGTATGTGGCACAGCctaagtcccacatttctagttGTGATAAGCTTTGATACTATTTGtaaaaaggactagtcaatgttacaattggagctcaattggaaccattataaagagcaagaacttgtCATTCCCGAGCAATGTGGGATTCCATACACCACCTATCCTTAGTAGAAATACAATGTGCTATCCAAAATCGATAGGTTTTGCTTGCATGCACTAATGTATCTTGTATATTTTGACGTGTCTTTAATGTGCACTTGCGGTCATGTATGGGGCTGTGCGTATTCAAGCATGCATGATGCATGTGTGCTTAAGATGAAAGGTTTCTAGGACAAAAGTGTGATGCAGTCATGACGAATGAGGACTAGAGTCTAGTTTTGATGATTAGCTTTGTACTATTATAAATTCTGCTTACCCTCCTAAAAATGAGAATGGGGGAACTGGATGCTGAACCTCAACCTGTGGAGTATTTGGGAAGGATGATAGTTGATTTCTTAAGCAATGTTTCCAAATCGGAACTTTTAGATCACTTTTACGAgggtttttatttagttttgctTTCTGAGTTTCCCTGAAGGATACAATTTGCTTATGTATTAACTCACTCTTTTGCAGGTTCTTAAGACAAGGGATTACATACACGTAGAGCAGGCAAAGCCCTTTGACAACGTAAATATAAAACCTCGAGTAAAGCTCATGAAGTCGGATTTCTGATATCTTACATAGGGAAGGCAGATACGGTTGAAAAGAACCATGTAGTTTTAGTGTTATGATGCTCGGCAGGGATGGGGGATTTTTTCCttggttatatttttttctctttgattatgtattttcatctatAATTTGTAGGTTAGGAATTGTCTTTTGTTAGTCCATGTAACTTGTAGTTTTAACATCTGATCGACGATGTTGATTCTAGCAATAGCGTTGTAGTGTGAatcatatttatatgtatatatctgtAAAATATCACCATTTGCATTGAAGATGCCCATTTATTTGTTtggtggaagagaaaaaaacacaaaaatcgaCCAATCATGTGTTGCAAGTTCTCAGCAAGTATATTGCGAAATGTTTTTATTCTCGGGTACTATAAACATCTAGCGTTTTGAGTAAAAGAGGGCTAGTTTTGTGTTCATGACTGTTCTTGAATCTTCTGgttaattataaaaagtttgTCAGACGTTTTTAATGTGTACGTAGATCTTAGACTTTGTGCAGGAATCCTAGTTGACACCATAAGTGATTTATAACAATGTTTCGTGGGCTCTGCCGCCTAAAAGACCGAAAATAGGAAAGAAAAATTACAGGTTCCGTGAGTGAATTATTTCCTTTCCCTTGGAGTTGGGCTGAACATGGAACAGCTTGTAGTTCCGCGTTTAATGCCCAATTCTTGTCCCAGGGAGTGTCTGAGCGTTCAGACCTTAAATCCGGAAAGCTACGTTGAAAGCAATGAAGCATCTAGATTTTCCATCTTTCCAAACATAATTATAAGGGAAAACGCTTTAGACCGGTTGGGCTGTTTATACTCAAATAACAGCCTGCCAATCATCTGATGCCACGTAGGAGAAAGCTGTAAAATGTTAGTAGACCGTGAAACAGGGAATCAGAAGGCTTCAGCTTGAGTTTTTCGTTTGCCCTTTCCACGATCGTGAGCCACGGGTTTTCTCCCTTCTGCCATTTGCCTTAGCCCGACGCCGGCGGACGGCCAAAATCGCAGCCCGTCACCGACGAAAGTATCTCAGCCCGACGCTGACTCAATCATCGCAGTCTGAAACCGACGCCGAAGTAAATCGGAGACTGAACCATTTGAGTCCGAAACCATTCACCCTTCCGAATCGTACTGCCCTTCTCAGTCCGAAACCAGCTCAGCTACCGTTGTTCGCACCGCCTGTATATCAGTCCAACACCGACGCAGCTTAGGATATTATTGGCCGACACAACCGGTTGCCCAGAAGGAGTTATCATGGCTGACACGATATGTGTTTGATTAAATGTCACAAAGGGCtctgttatgttatattcacaTATTCCGGTTGGATTTTTGGCTAaacatttgaaatatttgagatAGCCAGAAAAGAATAAACATTTGAAATATGAATTTCCATAGATACGTAAAAAGTGGcgaatattaatataaaaaatcttgttatttcttatatttataaAGCTCTTACTAAATCTGGATCTTCGCATGGCTTAAGCACATCATCaaacttggaagatgaagaacaATTTAGCCATGTATTGATTGATCCCTTATCACCCAAAAAAACAGGCATCCTGTCTGTAatgttagataaaaaaaaaaaaactaaagcaTACTACCACTCAACTCTGGCAGCATGGACAAATTGGTTAGTAGATGGAAAGGAAACATCCTGCGCCTCAAACTCTTAAAAGAAAGAATTTGAAACAAGTAGACATGGGAAGTTGTTATGTATGATCCATTCTAGCCGTACTCGAAGTTTCTAAAtttggattctttttttttttttttttgaatcttgatttgttttttgttttgcccTTTTTCATTGGCCAATGATATTCCAACCACTACTTCGAAGCTAGTCCACATGAGTGATAGCTTCGACTTTGATTGGTGGAGTCTGATCAATCTTATCCCATATATTTTTCCCATATATCTATTGCGGGTTCCTATTTATAATACCAACAAATTAATGACGTTGTGATAAGTAGCTGGAAAACCACTAGGGAATATCAATTCTAAAGCCATATGTTATATAAGTAACAATCATTTGCATATATCTTcataattatttatcaaaaaaatttattcaacgTTTTGTTAGTTATTAGATCATATATTACATTCCACTCTTTTTgaggattttaatttttttctcaaacatgGTGGTGTTGAGCCATGTTAGATAGATTTATAATTTGGTTGTGGTTGTTTTTTAATAACTATTGAATTTAcgatgtggtttttttttttttatgaaaggaaCAAAGTTATTGGGTTGATAGTGATAAAGTTGATGATGATAGTGTAGATGCACAATTTGATGTCAATGCTGAAGATGGGGTGAATGATGAGCGTAATGTGACTCTTGAAGATTGTGTGAATGTCGAAGATGGGTTGAATGTTGAAGAAGGAGTCAATCTTCAAGAACAAGTGAATGTGGAAGATTCGAGTAGTGGGGCTTTGGAGCCATTTATTGGTATGATATTTGACGATGTGGAAGACGCCCAATCATTTTACAAAGCTTACGCAAGACGGAAAGGTTTTGCAATTCGGACAAATCATACTCGATTGTCGAAAGATGACAAAAAACTTTGTGCAGTAGACTATGTTTGCACAAGGGAAGGATTTCGGCGGGTAAgtcgaaaagaaaaagaaagaacagtTCCTGAGATTGCTGAGACAAAGATTGGATGTAAAGCAATTATGGGAGTAAAAAAAGATGGTGAAAAGTGGATGGTGAACAAGTTTGTGGTTGGACATAACCACATTCTACTTACACCAAGGAGTGCTAGTTTGCTCCGCGGAAATAGAAAGGTTACTAAAGTCCAAAAAAACCTTATCATGACTTTGAATGAGTCCGGTGTACCGACAAGAAAGATTATGTCAGTGTTGAGTAAAGAATCAGGTGGTGACTTCAATGTTGGCTGTATTGATAAGGATGTTGAAAACTACTTGGGAAACAAGAGGAGAAAAGTATTTGAAGAGGGGGATGCGCAAAGGTTATATTCTTACTTTCTTGAGCGACAACTCACAGAACTTGGGTTTGTGTACTCCATGCAAGTTGATAAGGATGGGTGTATGGGAagttgtttttgggctgatgcgcAATCAAGAGCTGCATATcagtattttggagatgttgttACATTTGATGCCACATACCTGACCAATGTGTATAAGATGCCATTTGTGCCATTTTCTGGAGTTAACCATCATCATCAGACCATAATGTTTGGTTGTGCGTTATTGGTTAATGAAACAGCTGAATCATATACATGGTTATTGAGGACATGGCAAGAGGCAATGCTTGGTAAAGCTCCTGCAACTATTATTACCGATGATGACAAGGCAATGGCGAAGGCAATTGCAGAGGTACTCCCGCATACAACTCATAGGTTATGTTTGTGGcatattttacaaaagtttCCTGAACACTTGGCCCATGTTTATAACAAATTTCTGGACTTTGACAAAGATTTCCGTCATTGCATCCATGAGACAATTACAACTGATGAGTTCGAGCAAGAATGGGGCTGTATATTAGAGAAGTATGAACTAGAAGAAAATAATTGGTTGCAGAATCTTTATAGCCGACGGGATAAATGGGTTCCGGCTTACTTGCGTTCGACATTTTGTGCTGGCATGTCAACAACTCAAAGGAGCGAAAGCATgaacaaatttttcaaagattACGTTCGTTCAAGCACTATGGTAAGTGATTTTGTGTATCAGTATGAAAAAGCAATAGATGCACGttactttaaagaaaaagagaaggatgTGCGGACAAGATTTACGCAGGCTATATTGAAGACACCTCTTAAAATTGAAGAGGAGGCGACAATGGTTTATACAAGAAAGTCTTTCATGATCTTCCAAGATGAACTGTTCAATAGTTTACGGTACAAAGCTACAAAATTATCTAAAGAGGGTGAAAGAAAGACATATGGAGTGGTAATAAGTGGTAAAGAGAAACCACTTTATCATGTGACATTGGAAAATGGTGAAGAACAGACAACATGTACATGCCAATGTGGGAGTTTATGGGGCTTCTTTGTCGGCATATCTTGTGTGTTTTTGGCAAGAAATCGATATTAGATAAATTGCCACAGCATTGGGTGAAAGAAAGATGGACTATTAATGCTAAGGCTCGACCCATTCCTGACATACCATTAATTGAAGGGCAAGTTCAGGTAGGACAAGATGATCCTATGATGAGAAAAAACAAGTTGATGATTCAACTTTATGACATTGTTGAACTTGGCTCACAGTCAACTGAAAAACACAATCATCTATGTCTTGCATTGGAGAAGGTTCATAAAGAGTTACTTGCAATGGAAGATCATGTAGCATGTTCACAAAGAGGGGAGTCAACCAATATTATCCAAAACGAAAGAAGTCAAGTTGTATCGAATTTTTCACAAACGGTCCAGGATCCTCCACGGGTGCCAACAAAAGGACGGCCAAAATCGTTGAGATCGAAAAACCCAAAAGAAACACAGACAACAAAGAAAAGACGTTGTAGCATTTGCAAGAATGAGGGACATGTTAAAAACAATTGTCCTTCAGTGAGGTATATTCCTATTTAGttgtattttatcaatttattatCATGATATGAAATTAAGcatgtttgtgttttgttgttgtttatgtAGGGATTTTGGGCAAGCAACTGACAACACATCAATACATTTAGAATGATTGATGGCTTCCCATGTGACATTGTAAGTGATTTAGAACTCACTTGTAAGTGAATAAATGTCTTACTTATTTTATCGGTTAAAATAATCTGTCATTATTTTGCGTGTGACAGGGAATGTAGCAGATTTGCTTGATTTACATGGTCCTTTCTTTAGAAGTGGCATTTTTTGTAATAGAATGTAGATACATGACACTTTTGTAATGGTGTTTCACTTTTGTGGCACTTTATTGGTTTTGGGATTTTTGTTAGaagatttttgtttgaaa
This genomic window from Carya illinoinensis cultivar Pawnee chromosome 7, C.illinoinensisPawnee_v1, whole genome shotgun sequence contains:
- the LOC122317293 gene encoding protein FAR1-RELATED SEQUENCE 5-like, with translation MIFDDVEDAQSFYKAYARRKGFAIRTNHTRLSKDDKKLCAVDYVCTREGFRRVSRKEKERTVPEIAETKIGCKAIMGVKKDGEKWMVNKFVVGHNHILLTPRSASLLRGNRKVTKVQKNLIMTLNESGVPTRKIMSVLSKESGGDFNVGCIDKDVENYLGNKRRKVFEEGDAQRLYSYFLERQLTELGFVYSMQVDKDGCMGSCFWADAQSRAAYQYFGDVVTFDATYLTNVYKMPFVPFSGVNHHHQTIMFGCALLVNETAESYTWLLRTWQEAMLGKAPATIITDDDKAMAKAIAEVLPHTTHRLCLWHILQKFPEHLAHVYNKFLDFDKDFRHCIHETITTDEFEQEWGCILEKYELEENNWLQNLYSRRDKWVPAYLRSTFCAGMSTTQRSESMNKFFKDYVRSSTMVSDFVYQYEKAIDARYFKEKEKDVRTRFTQAILKTPLKIEEEATMVYTRKSFMIFQDELFNSLRYKATKLSKEGERKTYGVVISGKEKPLYHVTLENGEEQTTCTCQCGSLWGFFVGISCVFLARNRY